A region of the Montipora foliosa isolate CH-2021 chromosome 8, ASM3666993v2, whole genome shotgun sequence genome:
TCTCCTATCGACACAAAATCTGTCTGTCTTGATGCTTTTGTCCTTCAGTGGTACTCGACTTTCGGAGGTAATTTGACAAACAGTTTGCGTAGAAGGCCACCCGTAGaattatgaaaaatatttcCCTTGCCCTAATACAAGTGATATGCCAGTAGGTATGACTAGTAGGATGGCAAAAAAAGATTTTAGTTGTCTCCGTCAACTTAaacgatttgctttctttttcaggTGTTCGTTACCCCAGATTTCGGGCCTGATATATATTATGCTCTTCGGCCGTCGAATCACCTGAAATAAAAATTGGGAACATTCATTCACTCACAATATGATATAGTATAatgaacaattattccacgagcgcacTTTGATATCAGACGATGAATAGCCAACCAGGGGCGTATAGCTCCAAGTTTTTCGGTTGCAGTGCGAAACGCATGTGTCTTGTATcaaaagaccaaaaaaagaaagaaatcgtAATGGAACATTTGTCTCTACTACAAATTGGAAAAGTCAGAGAAACAATGATTGAATGGAGCTAGCCTAGAAAGTGGACGGTGCAGAAAGAATTATTTCAATGGAGCCATCTTTATTGAGTTCAGTGCTCAACAATGAACCAGGGCTATTTATCATTGAAATTAAATTCTTCGAAGATGACCACACAGGATCTAAGATCAATGCTTTcagttcaataattattattgttcaaaAAATTACCACGAAGCATGATTCAAGCACAATATTAATTACTGTTTTTGTTCTGTACAATCGGCTCCCACCAAGACCGACAAAAATTGGAATAAAGATCAAGGGGCGCCGAATAACGGGCGTAAGTactgaacaaaaattaatgaacgAATTGTAATGGTCTTCAAAAGGCCTTCCAAGGCAAGTAAGCTCACCGCAAAAAACGATTAACAATGCAAGTAACTTGGTGATCACTTCAATTCAGCGACGTACGGGTTGGATTCCCTAGCGGTGTCCAAACAAATACCAAGTAAATTTCTCTCTCCAAATATCATATCAGATGTTACTCTGGTCACTTAAGAGTCACTTCCGAAAAAATGCTCTTCCCAAAGAATCAAAATAATATCCactcaaaaagtgaaaaaaatctcTTCTTTATGTAATCGTCGCCATACTGAATATCCCAGAGTGCAACACAAAAAGGTGCACATTTGTTTATTCACCGGGGAGGGAAgtgacaaaattgcaaaaaattaatCCACAAAACCTTGACAAAAAccaatttaacttttaaaatcgCTTGGTGACTCCTATGTTTAattatataaaatgaaagttttGAAGCGCTTTGAAGCCGGGATTAATTTTTGGGGCCGTGAAAAACTGATAAAAATGGCTCTGTCGTCACGCTTTTGTCAGTTAAAAACACACTTATAGAATCATCCGGTCGCAATTTGCTATTCATTTTTAAGACCTTTGACGTTCCTGTTGTTTCACTGTAAGTACAGCGTTTGTATCGATACAAACTGTGAAGAAActtactttttcaaaaaaaaaacctgagtatctccgaaaaatgcatggttacccccctTTTACTCGTGGAtgtatccacgagttttggtgaggttgtcattcctgcgtaaccggaagttcgatctaattagccaatcagaatggataatcacaacacagcttagacAGCTATGACTTGGTACGCCGCGATTGCTGTTTGTGgcttttatacttaagtgtttgagcaccttccgctgcagCATTTAGAAGCGAGAaactgaagaattaaagaaatggcgttcttcgaaggtgaagcaaaagattctgaacaagtacacattggtgcaattaattgtgcaccgcctttcactcaCCAACGCGAAGACTTAAATACATGTcgaaatggaatcgacagacatggtgagaagacagtcTCTGTTGATCCTCTAAGCTCACGCTCAAACGCCAAAAATTCGCGAAGAATACAAGTTTTGAATTGAAAAGGAAACTTGCGTTTTATCGGGGAAAGTTAGcagttgaggtaaaataattggtGTTAGGTTCAATTGCATGACATCAGGATATATAATATAAGTCTGTAAATAATATTGTAGGTGTCtgcctgtgacatgctgggaaatcaattagcccgcAATGAAATTTTACTCAGCTACAACTGGgaattctaaatttcccagttctccatgagtataaaacttaaatggattgctttaaaatcagaaaagaaccaattcaccgttgctgttgagaaaagtgtatgccaggcaaaacaaattgcatctcggtagcctgaaagttaagatataatttgcctgtgtttaaatcaaCAAAATACACCaaacatcactaacgtttcatgtttaaccggagaattaggaaagcagatgttcgaaggtgtaatagctgtcgagttttattcctcagttatcgagttccataagtataaaacttaaaaatggtttggaaccaaaaggtcgagacagcagaaagcaaatcgttatctttaagaaagttacgacattttttactttcgaagacatgtttcgatgttacaaacatagacatcatcgtcagttacaaaatatttgaaaaaccgttaggactatataacaactaggcgaaacatgcataattaggcctactctgggaccttaacTCGCCGCGAGATTGTGCGAGCTAATGCGAGTTAAGGCGAGTTAAGGCAAAACTGAGGTAATTGGTGAGCAGACCCGTAAAGGTCTTCTTACGGAAGGTACTAGTGACAACCTTCCGTAAGAAGACCTTTACGGGTCTGCTCACCAATTACCTCAGTTTCGCACCTCTGTCATACAAAATCGGTCTTATCGGGACATTAATTCACAGGGTTTTTTAAGATCAACAATACTTGGTTGGGCTTCCACAAGGACAttgttaacttagttttcattttgcgcaagaatcttttccctgttcATCTCATCGATAAATGCGTCTATCGATACTTGAACACAGCAATCGGCCGAAATGGCtccattcaaaataccacttcccagggtagacaatacttttataagttaccttatttaggccgttCAGTTCAGtatagctcaaagcaaaatacgtcgccttgtaaatcgttattgtcatgatcttgacatcaaattagtgtttaccacgtttaaattaagaaatcttttttcagtgaaggattctgtccccagagaacttcgttcacgtgtgatttataaatttacttgtgcttgctgtaatgcttgctatatcggcgaaaagggtcgtcatttttccacacgcgtccgtgaacatctctcttcagacaagtcctctcacatcttcaaacatttactaagctcagaacgttgtcgtcaatcttgctctgcggattgtttcgaaattcttgattccgcccctaataaatttcaacttaaattcaaggaggctatgcatataaattgggaaaagcctaatttaaacgaACAAGTTTATCACGTCAAAGATGTTCGAGATTGTAGAGAAGCACCTCCCTAGCGTTCATTGCTACGCAGATGATACACAGCTGTATGTGGCGTTCAGTCCAAATCAACCAGGAGACGATGAGGCTGCAGCTCTTAAAGCCATGGGTGACTGTATTAGGGACTTAAGGGGTTGGATGGTTAGGGATCGTTTAAAGCTTAATGAGGATAAGACGGAGGTTGTACTGATAGGTACTAGGCAGCAGCTCGCAAAGGTCAATGTGACAAGCATTGCGGTAGGCGACGAAACTATAGAAGCAAAACCTTCAGTTAGAAATTTAGGGTCATGGTTTGATTCGCAACTTAGTATGTCAACTCCCATAAGTAAAGTATGTGGTGCAGCATTCTATCACCTGCACAACATCGGTCGCATACGTAAGTTTCTGAGCCCAGATGATACTAAGTCCTTAGTCCATGCATTTATAACCTCGGGtattgactattgcaatagtctttTGTATGGGTTGCCCGCGTGCCAGTTAAACAAAATGCAACGAGTTCTTAACGCTGCAGCTAGGTTAGTCTGTAAAGCGCCTCGGTATTCGCATGTTACACCTTTGTTGCGAGAACTCCACTGGCTTCCCATTAGGCAGCGTGTAaattttaagatcattttaTTCGCATTTAAGGCTATTCATGGCATCGCGCCACCTTATATTTCAGAGCTGATTTCCATCAAAGCCCAAAGTGCTTATAGTCTAAGGTCTGCTAACGGAATTTTGCTCTCGCCTAGTTACTGTATTATCAAGACTCGCAAAACACTCGGTGACAGGGCATTCCAAGTGGCAGCACCGCAACTTTGGAATGCCCTGCCACTAGAACTGCGTCAAAACACAAatatttcgagttttaaacgaTGTTTAAAGACACATCTTTTTAGATCTGCTTTTCAATGacaatattttgtatttttgaatgataaatttttaaagtcaatttatttgtaGTATCACCATTATTGTAATTAGCATTATCTACTACtttttaataattgttattgtaaatatctttaatttctaTTCATTGTAATGCGCCCATGATCATTTTATGAAATGGGCGCAGAAGAAGTattaaaattataaattatacacccttttaataagtctaatatatgccgttttccgctaatgacgtcgaactcgtgctttcaaattttattcagaaatgtacaaaggcttaaaacaacaaaagaaatcggaaaagttttaggcctttgtacatttctgaataaaatttgaaagcacgagttcgacgtcattagcggaaaacggcatatattagacttattaaaagggtgtatataattatagtcctaacggtttttcaaatattttgtaactggcgatgatgtttgtaacatcgaaacatgtcttcgaaattaaaaatgtcgtaactttcttaaagaaaaaatggtttgctttaaaatcagaaaagaaccaattcagcGTTGCTGGCGtggagaaaagtgtatgccaggcaaaacaaattgcatctcggtagcctgaaagttaagaaataatttgcctgtgtttaaattaacaaatacaccaaacatcactaacgtttcatattaaccggagaattagggatgcagatgttcgaaggtgtaatagctgttgagttttattcctcagttatcgagttctataagtttaaaacttaaaaatggtttgctttaaaatcagaaaagaaccaattcaccgttgcggTTAACAAGAGTGTATGCCAGGAAAAGCAAgatgcatctcggtagcctgaaagttaagaaataatttgcctgtgtttaaattaacaaatacaccaatacatcactaacgtttcatgttaaaCCGGAAAATTAGGGAAGCAGAAGTTCGAAGgggtaatagctgttgagttttattcctcagttatcgagttccataagtataaaaattaaaaatggattgctttaaaatcagaaaagaaccaattcaccgttgctgttgagaaaagtgtatgccaggcaaaacaagttgcatctcggtagcctgaaagttaagatataatttgcctgtgtttaaattaatttgaaataaagagaataaagaaataattttccattttttaattgcatgatgctggccgttgtaaaccgtgttttagaaaatatttcaaattgatttattgtgcctctggactattttgacacgtcactcaaaattaatttaaagtaatttgagatattaaaaactttatgacgaagtcggcccaacaaatgtgtcgaaattaacacctctctctctctttgtctctcgctctgcctttttagtgtgagtcttgttactactcccactgagatttaggtaattttttttttttacctaaacagcgggaacccacattcctgacccaagttaagctcctcgtGTATTTCCGTAAAGGGAAAACTGTTATTAGAAATGCAGTGAATATTTGATTAACAGAAAGTAGAGATGAGCTGTGTTGTGATGCTCCTCTAGTTACTGACCTATTTTCCCAATTATCGACACTTTCCAAAGTAGCCATGGTTTTCATGAGTAATCTTGCATGTTTGCAAGTGTACTCAAACTTTGGCAGCTGctgaaaattattttgttctttgcgATAAATGAGAACTTAATTAAAAGAGCGAAGTCTGTTTCGCTTTGCGATCTTCTTTTTGTCCGCGGCTTTCTAttaggggaggggagggggagggataGCACTGTTAAAAACCTCTGGTGCACCGGCTAATCCATCGCCCCAAACCTTTTCTCAAAGGTGGTCACTTCGCTACGTCTATCAAAATTAACCAGCGACAAGGGGCACTGTGTTAAATGACacattcattattattttggaGGCGTTTTGAGTGACAAGGCAAACGAATAGTCATTTACAATTGAGTGTTTCCACACTAGCCAAATAATTTACTCATATAgaatacactctttttttttataagaatgttgtttttccggTATAGGGTAGGCTAGGCTAGGCTATTGGGGTATCAATTACAAGTGTTTGGTATCTAGATCTGTTTTCGCCaggttttgttatttaaaaaagaaagaatttgtcaTATTACTTTTTTGCCGTTTAGTTTATGTCTTTTGTGCTGAATGCTGTACATAATTACATGTACCGTTCATCGAACTGTCATTAGCATTTTGCTATAGCTAGTTGGCtaggaataattttataccgTTAAGTTAAAAACgtaaaattgtattgtatttacagatgtttcaacacataaaattatttctatccttttcaaaatctcaccctcggctttattcttaaaatattcttaaaatttcgcaaatttcagccttgatattcttataaaatGTTTCTTATAAAAAATAGAGAGGGAGTAATTACTAAAGAGAGACCATtcaattaatgttttttttatgcaaatatagtCTTTTGCCCAAGTTGTGAAAGCGAGTAAGGAAGGCCTTTAGCATGCGAAAACAAAGATCTATGGAAATTAAACTTACATAGAAAGCGTCAAACGAACCACTTTTGTGAACAGTTTTAGACAGATTTTGTGACCTTTCCAACGATTCGAACCTAACTTTCTTTCGGACCACCTCTCGACATTTTCATTTTGAAGTTACTCAATGAAATCGCAAGAAGCTCATTTGATGCGCAAGCGGTCTTCTTGCCGGCCAGACATTCTTGAACTCGAAGAAACCGATATAAGATACTTTCACCGGTCCGCTCATTCTTCAGTGGTGTTACCGACCATTGATTAATCCTCATGTTTGTTGTCTCGTTTTTCTAGCTTTTGTTTCCGTTACATCGCGTTGCGAAAAAAAAGTGTCACTTTTgaactagggagcttaagcacgcacgtctttgagacgcgaacggcaaccggaagagaacatttcgcgtgccaggacagaggtgtctcccagatttttatagtaatcatctctaatggaggaaagattTAAAGAGCATACTTACATTCACATTTAAACATATTTACCTCTACTCTCAGTACGATTTTGCTGCGCGTGATACGGCGACAAAGTATGGATTGGTGCTAAAGCTTACCAACTTTGCAGCGTCTCTATTTTCTCATCCAAGCTCATCCAGGAAGACGGCAAAACTTTCCTTTCGTTCGCAAATCTCCTGGCAAATCTACTGGCTTTGGCTAATTGCAATTCAGAACGCATGCATGTTGGAGAGCAAGACTAACTGAATAGGAAACAGTTGGCGTTGTCTTTAAGTGATGTTTGATACGCCGTGTGCCCGGCAGCAAAACAGGAACATAATTAGCATACAAGTAATTCCAGGTGATCCACTTGAGTTGTTTTTCGCACCTTCGTTCGAGACACTACtttaaggggctgtttacatggaggtaggaagatcctagcactaggaagatcctacaaggcggatcatcctagcCGTCCTACCGAAATGTCATTAACAACAAACACTTGTAATATGTTCAGAACGGTAAGAGAGATAACCTTGCCTTTTGAACGCTCCCGGTTTCTCAATGAACCACGTTTGGCGTTAGTGTGAGTCCATCTTTTAcccttgttttctttcaaaggctttccTCTACCCACCATTCCAGCTTTATGAAGCCAGACTTGCAGCTTCTGAAGCGGCACTACTGCTTCAGATGTCCGCGTCACAAAGGAATTTGATACTTTTCCTTCCCAAGATGCTCATAGGCCAAGTTCAACCTCTCTAAGCTTGATTTAATTGAttaattttaacttttgttttgtaGTTGTCTCTTTCATCACAGTGTCAAGTCGACGCCCTTTGCAAATTGTACTTGCGACCTTGTCAAGTGCGAGAGCGACACCAAGTCAATCTCATCACCATAGAATGaagggttagtttctaaagaaactgtggtgctgcgtcggtggggaagtagtatacaaaaatttggttttatcaacggagttgataatgtaaattggccaccgtgcagagattctaaaagctgacgtttcgagcgttagcccttcgtcagagcgaatcgagggattatgggttacgtgtactttttatagtagagtaggagctacgctattggtggtaacatggcaacgtgaaaaataggaatatattagttaaatgaaaagcgttcgttaataccgtgaggattaagggtgccgatttgaaagatgaatttttgttccagattcttgcggctttccgtcgtacctagatgtagggaaaggccgcagatagccatgtgttttttggagtggttaggcagattaaaatggcgagcgactggt
Encoded here:
- the LOC137968786 gene encoding uncharacterized protein — its product is MFEIVEKHLPSVHCYADDTQLYVAFSPNQPGDDEAAALKAMGDCIRDLRGWMVRDRLKLNEDKTEVVLIGTRQQLAKVNVTSIAVGDETIEAKPSVRNLGSWFDSQLSMSTPISKVCGAAFYHLHNIGRIRKFLSPDDTKSLVHAFITSGIDYCNSLLYGLPACQLNKMQRVLNAAARLVCKAPRYSHVTPLLRELHWLPIRQRVNFKIILFAFKAIHGIAPPYISELISIKAQSAYSLRSANGILLSPSYCIIKTRKTLGDRAFQVAAPQLWNALPLELRQNTNISSFKRCLKTHLFRSAFQ